A single Malaclemys terrapin pileata isolate rMalTer1 chromosome 3, rMalTer1.hap1, whole genome shotgun sequence DNA region contains:
- the EFHC1 gene encoding EF-hand domain-containing protein 1, translated as MSAHPVQGLPLLPGSAFSDPTKSAFHRSQTLGYRNGFACSRLPTMGIGRERLYVNQLSQAELDELSNKRPTLTYGQAKQAPPSDFIPAHVAFDKKVLKFDAYFQEDVPISTEEHFRIRQVGIYYYLEDDSMSVMEPIVENSGIPQGKLIKRQRIPKNDRGDHYHWKDLNRGMNITIYGKTFRIVDCDPFTQVFLESQGIELNPPEKMIFDPYTELRKMPLRMYVTPSSFDQLKQFLTFDKQVLRFYAIWDDTENMFGENRPFIIHFYLADDTVEVRELHERNDGRDPFPVLIRRQRLPKSFVDKMKTFPRCVLEISNQEVLEWYTVKDFAVGKPITLLGRSFFIYDCDEFTRQFYYEKFGITDFQPVDVKKKPPEEVPQIIPPYNGYGFLEDSLQNCFSLLPQPPRKNFIKMLENDHKVLRYQVALESPNPEERKRQFILSYFLSTDMISIYEPPVRNSGIIGGKYLGKTKVPKPGSTTDNPVYYEPADLTIGAMVEVFGHRFIITDADEYVLNYMESNAKSFPATTLQSLRDHFAPRRTAVQAAESQSAAGMGRQELEELVKQVQEQLKHHNYLINSSMREAFLHHDKDSSGFLDKEEFFALCNRFNLPVNDALVNKLISLCSHGENQISYHDFIRAFSC; from the exons AAATCGGCTTTCCATCGCTCCCAGACACTGGGCTATAGGAATGGCTTTGCCTGTTCACGGCTACCGACGATGGGGATAGGCAGGGAGCGACTCTATGTGAACCAGCTGTCCCAGGCCGAATTAGATGAACTGTCCAACAAGAGACCCACGCTGACCTACGGGCAAGCCAAGCAGGCCCCACCTTCCGACTTCATTCCAGCACATGTGGCTTTTGACAAAAAG GTGTTGAAGTTTGATGCCTATTTCCAGGAAGATGTTCCTATATCCACAGAAGAGCATTTCCGGATCCGCCAAGTGGGTATTTATTACTACTTGGAGGACGACAGCATGTCTGTCATGGAGCCCATCGTGGAGAACTCGGGTATTCCTCAGGGCAAGCTCATCAAACGCCAGCGGATACCCAAGAATGACCGAGGGGACCATTACCACTGGAAAGACCTGAATCGGGGCATGAACATCACCATCTATGGCAAGACTTTCCGCATAGTCGACTGTGACCCGTTCACACAG GTATTTCTGGAGAGCCAAGGAATTGAACTGAACCCTCCTGAGAAAATGATTTTCGACCCGTACACGGAGCTCCGGAAGATGCCCCTGCGCATGTACGTCACGCCGTCGAGCTTCGACCAGCTCAAACAGTTTCTGACCTTTGACAAGCAG GTCCTACGCTTCTACGCCATATGGGACGACACCGAGAACATGTTTGGCGAGAACCGGCCTTTCATCATCCATTTCTACCTGGCTGACGACACGGTGGAGGTTCGGGAACTCCACGAACGCAACGATGGCAGAGACCCTTTCCCGGTGCTGATCAGACGCCAGCGCTTGCCCAAAAGCTTTGTGGACAAGATGA AAACCTTCCCCCGCTGCGTGCTGGAGATCTCCAATCAGGAGGTGCTGGAGTGGTACACTGTTAAAGATTTTGCCGTTGGCAAGCCCATCACCCTCCTGGGGCGCAGCTTCTTCATCTACGACTGTGATGAGTTCACAAGACAGTTCTATTACGAGAAGTTTGGCATCACTGACTTCCAGCCGGTGGATGTAAAGAAGAAGCCACCAGAGGAAGTGCCACAG ATCATTCCTCCCTACAATGGTTACGGCTTCCTGGAAGACTCCCTGCAGAACTGCTTCTCCCTACTGCCACAGCCTCCCAGGAAAAACTTTATTAAGATGCTAGAGAATGACCACAAGGTGCTGCGCTATCAGGTTGCACTG GAATCGCCAAACCCTGAGGAGAGAAAGCGCCAGTTCATCCTCTCCTATTTCCTCTCCACTGACATGATCAGCATCTATGAGCCGCCTGTCCGCAATTCAGGCATCATTGGAGGCAAATACTTAGGAAAGACCAAAGTCCCCAAGCCAGGCTCCACTACAGATAACCCTGTTTACTATGAGCCAGCGGACCTCACCATCGGTGCCATGGTTGAAG TGTTTGGCCACAGGTTTATCATCACCGATGCTGACGAGTACGTCTTGAATTACATGGAAAGCAACGCCAAGAGTTTCCCTGCAACAACGCTGCAGTCTCTGCGGGATCACTTTGCCCCTCGACGAACGGCAGTGCAGGCAGCGGAGAG CCAGTCAGCAGCGGGGATGGGCAGGCAGGAACTGGAAGAGCTAGTGAAGCAGGTTCAGGAGCAGCTGAAGCACCATAACTACTTGATTAACAGCAGCATGCGGGAGGCGTTCCTTCACCACGACAAGGATAGCTCCGGATTCCTTGACAAAGAAGAGTTCTTTGCCCTCTGCAACCGCTTCAACCTGCCGGTCAACGACGCCCTGGTTAACAAG CTGATCAGCCTGTGTTCGCATGGGGAGAACCAGATCAGTTACCATGACTTCATCAGAGCGTTTTCCTGCTGA